CTGACGTGTTCGAGCTGAAGCAGGGGCGTCATGCAGCGAGTCTAGAGCCTTCCAGGCGGTCCGCGACAAGCGAAGCGCCTCCAGGCAGGAGACACCGTGAATGCCCAGGATACTCAGACCGGGCCAAACAACCGTTAGATTGAGACATGGATGTTCAGCCCTATAGCGCCCTGAAGTTTGAGCAGCACCCGGACGGTCTTCTGGAAATCATCCTCAGCAACGAAGGACGCCTCAACTCTGCCGATCGGCGCATGCACCGCGAACTGGCCTACGTCTGGCGCGACATCGACGCTTCGGATACCGTTCGGTCGGTGCTGATTCGCGGTGAAGGACGCGGTTTTTCTTCCGGAGGCGATTTCGAGCTGATCGAGGAAATGAGCCAGGACTTTCACGCGCTCACGCGGGTCTGGAAGGAAGCGCGCGACCTGGTGTACAACGTCATCAACTGCTCCAAACCGATTGTGAGTGCCATTCACGGGCCCTGCGTCGGCGCGGGACTGGCGGTGGCGCTGCTGGCCGACGTCTCCATTGCCGCAAAAAACGCGCGCATTCTCGACGGACACACCCGCCTGGGCGTCGCCGCCGGCGATCACGCCGCGATCATCTGGCCGCTGCTGTGCGGGTTGAACAAGGCCAAGTACTACCTGCTCCTGAACGA
The Deinococcus peraridilitoris DSM 19664 genome window above contains:
- a CDS encoding enoyl-CoA hydratase/isomerase family protein, which codes for MDVQPYSALKFEQHPDGLLEIILSNEGRLNSADRRMHRELAYVWRDIDASDTVRSVLIRGEGRGFSSGGDFELIEEMSQDFHALTRVWKEARDLVYNVINCSKPIVSAIHGPCVGAGLAVALLADVSIAAKNARILDGHTRLGVAAGDHAAIIWPLLCGLNKAKYYLLLNEPLSGEEAERIGLVSLCVEEEELVPKAFDVARKLANGSPTAVRWTKYALNNWLRLAGPTFDTSLALEFLGFTGPDVREGLASLREKRPPNFEEHAPL